The following are encoded in a window of Fusarium oxysporum f. sp. lycopersici 4287 chromosome 5, whole genome shotgun sequence genomic DNA:
- a CDS encoding hypothetical protein (At least one base has a quality score < 10) — MPTERRDTTAHAPTGNAQPAVSRRRTNGRACITCHQRKVRCDILEKGTPCSHCQIQNKPNCTIYEKKKTRSSRASNSRPSPVPLQPRHSSQQPQPQRHHHHHHQRQQPQCLTAPATPRATAALWPEVAVDPIARPSSSTSHYQHDSPSTMQDSAENEETYETRNLADFIGQDLPKVGEISRSERLYFIGTEFSNLNHLVRHRALRRDQKDVLHFGTRRLARKVPSVPEEALKLPPKALADELVTAYFAHVNPGFPIVDEDEFMTSYNGSDVPKLVSLPLLNAIFLVGAHVLSSTREDCRASTYTFFRRAKMLFDYRFEQHRETYLQVALLLTWQCDNLEDIVDNSWHWIGIGARTAFGMGMHRDARSSTLNTIDKRQWVRLWWCLFQFDVMVSASFGRPQAINLEESDTPMLDESHFQGIPHGNPTFAIEHTKLCIIFSTAMRRRVALRSTEADRAAATKEADEELAKFITQLPQSLQISHSNPDTWQATLHLSYHNFLILLHRPPPHQDPSRVSHHSATDHSICGDAVVAINSIFESLRARNTLCNLWLPSVHVLFTSLLHIANELNSPNPLIAAKSSRMFDSLIHTLRDISQYWIYAKSLLRLFEERAMWKKRQRGHVLGSSEDRTFQQSQESPTTRTGASEFSLRPDPLGVPSIMGDAPSTLQPSSAPVPGPAYEFNF, encoded by the exons ATGCCCACCGAAAGGCGCGATACTACTGCCCATGCTCCAACTGGCAATGCTCAGCCAGCTGTCAGTAGACGGCGAACCA atggaagagcttgcaTAACTTGCCACCAACGCAAAGTCCGTTGTGATATCCTTGAAAAGGGCACACCCTGCTCTCACTGCCAGATCCAAAACAAGCCCAATTGCACAATATAcgagaagaaaaagacaagatCATCTCGCGCATCTAATTCTCGTCCCAGCCCCGTCCCCCTCCAGCCTCgtcattcttctcaacagccGCAGCCTCAGcgtcatcaccaccaccaccatcagcGACAGCAACCGCAATGCCTCACAGCTCCTGCAACACCCAGAGCAACGGCAGCCCTCTGGCCGGAAGTGGCCGTAGATCCGATTGCGCGGCCAAGTTCCAGCACTAGCCATTATCAACATGACTCTCCCTCAACTATGCAAGACTCTGCCGAGAACGAGGAAACCTACGAGACTCGCAATCTAGCTGACTTTATCGGTCAAGACCTACCAAAAGTCGGCGAGATCTCACGTTCTGAACGCCTCTACTTTATCGGCACCGAGTTCTCAAATCTCAACCATCTCGTGCGTCACAGAGCTCTACGAAGGGATCAAAAGGACGTGTTGCACTTTGGGACGCGTAGACTTGCGAGAAAGGTTCCTTCAGTCCCTGAAGAAGCTCTAAAGTTACCTCCTAAAGCCTtggctgatgagcttgtcaCAGCGTATTTCGCCCACGTCAATCCAGGGTTTCCAATtgtcgatgaggatgaattTATGACGAGCTACAATGGCTCTGACGTTCCGAAACTAGTGTCCTTACCATTGTTGAACGCCATATTCCTCGTCGGCGCCCATGTACTCTCCTCGACCCGAGAAGACTGTAGGGCCAGCACATATACCTTCTTCCGTAGAGCCAAGATGCTCTTTGACTACCGCTTCGAGCAGCACCGCGAGACGTACCTCCAAGTTGCTCTCCTATTGACATGGCAGTGTGACAACCTCGAAGATATCGTTGATAACTCATGGCACTGGATCGGAATTGGGGCCCGCACTGCCTTTGGAATGGGCATGCACCGGGACGCCCGTTCCAGTACCCTGAACACCATAGACAAACGTCAATGGGTCCGGCTCTGGTGGTGTCTATTTCAGTTTGACGTCATGGTTTCGGCTTCGTTTGGTCGACCGCAAGCAAT AAACCTAGAAGAGTCGGACACCCCGATGCTCGACGAAAGTCATTTTCAGGGCATTCCTCATGGCAACCCAACTTTCGCCATCGAGCATACAAAACTGtgcatcatcttctccacGGCCATGAGACGACGTGTAGCCTTACGATCCACAGAAGCCGATAGAGCAGCGGCAACCAAGGAAGCTGATGAGGAACTTGCTAAGTTTATAACCCAACTGCCGCAAAGTCTTCAAATCTCGCATTCCAACCCGGACACTTGGCAAGCAACTCTTCACCTCTCGTATCATAACTTTCTTATCCTTCTCCACCGGCCTCCGCCTCATCAAGATCCGAGCCGGGTTTCACATCACTCTGCCACGGATCACAGCATCTGTGGCGATGCTGTCGTAGCGATAAACTCTATCTTCGAATCTCTCCGCGCAAGGAATACGTTATGCAATCTATGGTTGCCTTCCGTCCACGTTCTTTTCACCAGCCTGCTGCACATTGCCAATGAGCTCAACTCTCCCAATCCTCTCATTGCTGCAAAGTCATCCCGCATGTTTGACTCTCTTATCCACACACTCCGAGATATATCACAGTATTGGATATATGCCAAGAGTCTTCTGCGGCTGTTTGAGGAACGGGCTATGTGGAAAAAGAGACAGAGAGGGCATGTACTAGGATCATCTGAAGATCGGACCTTTCAACAAAGTCAAGAGTCTCCGACTACTCGTACGGGCGCTTCCGAGTTTTCGCTGCGCCCTGATCCTCTTGGTGTCCCCAGTATCATGGGCGATGCTCCATCAACTCTTCAGCCATCTTCTGCCCCAGTACCTGGACCAGCATACGAATTTAATTTC TAA
- a CDS encoding hypothetical protein (At least one base has a quality score < 10), translating to MSTMDRAACHVIYVNRNTSEDGLIHSTSGDSTSDWAADEARHVVQPLLDAFGDVHVCASGGACLTKLFELQEGSMLDLKPTLVLLDTPNDDPVPEARRRASSPSPSCSSSNENVDIHTPDEALYGLGLLQKIITEAHLRGMSKLVVPIPVISNSEAGHPTTNGQMTDGTAEQKPLPLGSLDTNRQLIRRCLDLGAVDVIICPMSTKCITSLEICAYRAHRDAAKEQSTLLEIRQGRKRSWVGVNEEKPFAYLREAMVSGLMKGICRLGTSDDQINNAHVAVSSERQSAIAEAIGSWRFCAHSFTDDELLVAAMDMFRHALAMPELERWRIHADQLISFLVACRAAYNSFVPYHNFRHVVDVLQATFNFLVHIGALSPYPSGTESRSMPEKSPMASLITPFEALTLLITAIGHDVGHPGVNNGFLVTLNAPLAQLYNDRSVLESFHCAAYSQILRRYWPSAFEDTKMRNLMISSILATDMGLHFDYMKKLGDVQERLQANNSADGWNGRQIEENKSLACSLLIKCADISNVARNHEIALKWTYILSEEFSRQASMESELSIPSSLMTPPKQDMTSLAKGQLGFMNLFATPLFQGVADIMPAMQYTVDELEMNKSLFELKLQQEKEKQPLDDPIRRRLLKEGTFSPRTMSFAVPQEEEKEEKRDMTTLFEALDRGSDTTPVGNGELPMPRPERDDLSPADSQRTMGPSAANGVAGDHRGSNGSASTFDAVRELANSDPFQTQTRRDSAKQRSSETTDGSVSGACSGDWASQATSATTGKMPMSPSTRGTSIVSGDSTEHAVGIPKINVDSASLKDSSGTLRQDGSPIDDETRSDASTTGGSIGRAEGKSLRKKTSRFRIKDLPFFRRHKGTNSPSTADMTG from the exons ATGAGCACCATGGACCGCGCCGCTTGTCATGTTATTTACGTCAATCGCAATACCAGCGAAGATGGATTGATTCACAGCACTTCTGGCGACAGCACATCCGATTGGGCAGCGGATGAGGCTCGTCACGTCGTACAACCTCTGCTAGATGCCTTCGGAGACG TTCATGTTTGCGCATCTGGAGGTGCCTGCTTAACAAAATTATTCGAATTACAAGAGGGTTCAATGCTTGACCTGAAGCCAACCCTGGTTCTCCTTGATACACCAAACGATGACCCAGTACCTGAAGCGCGGAGAAGGGCATCGtcgccttctccttcatgcAGTTCTTCCAACGAAAATGTCGACATCCACACACCCGACGAAGCACTATACGGTCTGGGACTGCTGCAAAAAATCATCACCGAAGCGCATTTGCGCGGTATGTCTAAACTCGTTGTACCGATTCCGGTAATAAGCAATTCCGAGGCAGGTCACCCCACAACCAACGGACAGATGACCGACGGCACAGCTGAGCAGAAGCCTTTGCCATTGGGATCGCTTGACACAAATCGTCAACTCATAAGGAGGTGCCTAGATCTAGGGGCAGTCGACGTCATCATTTGTCCAATGAGCACCAAATGTATTACAAGTCTGGAAATCTGCGCCTATCGGGCTCACAGAGATGCCGCCAAGGAACAATCAACCCTGCTGGAAATTAGACAAGGTCGAAAACGGTCGTGGGTGGGAGTCAACGAAGAGAAGCCCTTCGCATATCTTCGTGAAGCCATGGTATCCGGTCTGATGAAAGGAATATGCCGTTTAGGCACCAGTGACGACCAAATCAACAATGCTCATGTGGCCGTCTCTTCAGAACGACAATCTGCCATTGCTGAGGCAATTGGAAGTTGGCGCTTCTGCGCTCACTCATTCACTGATGATGAGTTGTTGGTGGCCGCAATGGACATGTTCAGACATGCCTTAGCTATGCCAGAACTTGAGCGATGGCGGATACATGCAG ATCAACTAATCAGCTTCCTTGTTGCTTGCCGTGCTGCATACAATAGCTTTGTGCCTTACCACAATTTCCGTCATGTTGTGGATGTACTGCAAGCTACCTTCAATTTCCTGGTACATATCGGTGCTCTGTCGCCGTATCCTTCGGGTACCGAATCCCGTTCCATGCCAGAGAAGTCGCCTATGGCTTCTCTCATAACTCCGTTTGAAGCGTTGACGCTCCTCATCACTGCTATTGGGCATGACGTCGGACACCCTGGCGTGAACAACGGTTTTCTTGTGACACTAAATGCTCCCCTAGCACAGTTGTACAACGATCGATCTGTTTTGGAATCGTTCCATTGCGCCGCTTACTCGCAGATTCTTCGACGATACTGGCCCTCTGCCTTCGAAGACACAAAGATGCGTAACCTGATGATCAGCTCTATCTTGGCTACGGATATGGGTTTGCATTTCGACtacatgaagaagctcggaGATGTTCAAGAACGACTCCAAGCTAACAATAGCGCCGACGGTTGGAATGGCCGGCAAATTGAAGAGAACAAGTCTCTCGCTTGTTCGTTACTCATCAAATGTGCTGATATTAGCAACGTG GCACGAAACCATGAAATAGCTTTGAAGTGGACTTACATTCTCTCAGAAGAGTTCTCCCGGCAAGCTTCGATGGAGAGTGAGCTGAGCATCCCTTCATCACTTATGACACCGCCCAAGCAAGACATGACTTCACTGGCTAAAGGCCAACTCGGCTTTATGAACCTTTTTGCCACCCCTCTATTCCAAGGCGTCGCCGACATCATGCCCGCTATGCAGTACACtgtcgacgagcttgagatGAATAAGAGTCTCTTCGAGCTTAAGCTTCaacaagagaaagaaaagcaacCCCTAGATGACCCAATCAGGAGACGTCTTCTGAAGGAAGGTACATTTTCCCCAAGGACCATGAGCTTTGCTGTACcacaggaggaggagaaagaggagaagagagatatGACGACTCTGTTCGAGGCATTGGATCGCGGATCGGACACAACCCCTGTAGGGAACGGTGAACTACCCATGCCACGCCCGGAAAGGGATGACCTATCGCCGGCCGATAGTCAGAGGACAATGGGGCCATCAGCTGCAAACGGTGTAGCTGGGGACCACAGGGGATCGAACGGATCAGCTTCAACATTTGATGCGGTTAGAGAATTGGCCAACAGTGATCCGTTTCAGACGCAAACGAGAAGGGATTCAGCGAAGCAACGATCCAGCGAGACGACAGATGGAAGTGTTTCTGGGGCTTGCTCGGGAGATTGGGCTTCACAAGCGACAAGCGCTACAACGGGCAAGATGCCGATGTCACCAAGCACACGTGGTACGAGTATCGTGAGCGGAGATTCGACTGAACATGCCGTTGGAATTCCTAAGATCAATGTCGACTCTGCAAGTTTGAAAGACAGCTCAGGAACGCTTCGCCAGGATGGCTCACCTATCGATGACGAAACAAGATCCGATGCGAGCACGACAGGTGGAAGTATCGGCAGGGCTGAGGGCAAGTCGCTACGGAAGAAAACAAGTAGGTTCAGGATAAAGGATCTTCCCTTTTTCAGAAGGCACAAAGGCACGAATTCTCCGTCTACTGCAGACATGACTGGATGA